From Bacillota bacterium:
GTCGGCTTGGTCGCTTCACAGCGCCGTTTGGGCAACACCGAGGTCATGGTCAAGGAGGCCTTGATGGGTGCCGCCGAGGCCGGGGCCCAAACCAAGCTGATCAACCTGGGGAGGATGCGTGTCCTTCCCTGCAAGGGTTGCATGGCCTGCGTCTTCAAGGGCGAACCGTGCCGGCTTGAAGACGACGTGGCCGGGCTCTATGAGGAAGTGATCGCCTCAGACGGTTTCATCGTTGGGGCACCGACGTATTTCCTCGGGCCGACCGGTGTCCTCAAGACCGCCCTCGACCGAGCCCTGGGCTTCCAAGGGCGGATCCTGGCGGCCGGCACCAAGCCGGCGGTGATCATCGCCACGGCGGGGCTGCCCGAGTGGGACCCGCTGACCATTCCCCTCCTCGGCCAGTTCGCCCTGATCCTCGGCGGTCGCTTGGTCGGGAGCATGACCGCTTACGCACCCGGGCCGGCCCAGTCGCTGCTTGACCCGGCCAATGCTCAGATGGC
This genomic window contains:
- a CDS encoding flavodoxin family protein; the protein is MGTVVGLVASQRRLGNTEVMVKEALMGAAEAGAQTKLINLGRMRVLPCKGCMACVFKGEPCRLEDDVAGLYEEVIASDGFIVGAPTYFLGPTGVLKTALDRALGFQGRILAAGTKPAVIIATAGLPEWDPLTIPLLGQFALILGGRLVGSMTAYAPGPAQSLLDPANAQMAHHLGRAVATGEALPTPPNACPICHGTAFVPVGPGEVECPLCRVRGRLEPSEDGGRPRIVFPPEALGDHRWTSERMARHAVEWIGATRDLFKRDLRRVVEARKRYEDWE